A window of Phyllobacterium sp. T1293 contains these coding sequences:
- a CDS encoding fumarylacetoacetate hydrolase family protein, whose amino-acid sequence MKYLRYGEAGQEKPGVLDAKGQIRDLSGKVNDLSGAALDPAALAKLSAADVESLPLVSGDPRLGPCIAGTGKFICIGLNYADHAAESGMAVPPEPVIFMKATSAIVGPNDDLVIPRGSQKTDWEVELGIVIGRTAKYVSEAEALDYVAGYCTVHDVSERAFQIERAGQWTKGKSCDTFGPTGPWLVTKDEITDPQNLGVWLKVNGETMQNGSTKTMVYGAAFLVSYLSQFMSLHPGDIISTGTPPGVGMGMKPPRYLKAGDVIELGIDGLGTQKQVARADV is encoded by the coding sequence ATGAAGTATCTCCGTTACGGCGAAGCAGGGCAGGAAAAGCCCGGTGTGCTCGATGCCAAGGGGCAAATCCGCGATCTTTCCGGCAAGGTGAACGATCTTTCCGGTGCTGCACTTGATCCCGCTGCGCTGGCAAAACTTTCCGCTGCGGATGTGGAAAGCCTGCCTCTGGTCAGTGGCGATCCGCGCCTTGGCCCCTGCATTGCCGGGACTGGAAAGTTCATCTGTATCGGCCTGAATTATGCTGATCACGCGGCGGAATCCGGTATGGCGGTGCCGCCGGAACCCGTCATTTTCATGAAGGCAACATCGGCCATTGTCGGCCCGAATGATGATCTTGTTATTCCGCGCGGTTCGCAGAAGACCGACTGGGAAGTCGAGCTTGGCATCGTCATTGGCCGGACGGCAAAATATGTCAGCGAGGCCGAAGCACTGGATTATGTCGCGGGCTACTGCACCGTGCATGATGTCAGCGAGCGCGCCTTCCAGATTGAACGTGCGGGCCAGTGGACCAAGGGCAAATCCTGCGACACGTTCGGTCCGACCGGCCCATGGCTGGTGACAAAGGATGAAATCACCGATCCGCAGAATCTCGGCGTGTGGCTGAAGGTCAATGGCGAGACAATGCAGAACGGCTCTACCAAGACCATGGTCTATGGTGCTGCATTCCTCGTCTCCTATCTCAGCCAGTTCATGTCGCTGCATCCCGGTGACATCATCTCGACGGGAACACCGCCCGGCGTTGGCATGGGCATGAAGCCACCGCGCTACCTCAAAGCCGGTGATGTGATCGAGCTTGGCATTGATGGTCTTGGCACCCAGAAACAGGTGGCTCGCGCCGACGTTTAG
- a CDS encoding L-fuconate dehydratase, whose protein sequence is MTRITDLRVFDVRFPTSQSLDGSDAMNPDPDYSAAYVILDTDNKALSGHGLTFTIGRGNEICCLAIEAMKHLVVGLELDWVKENPGRFWHFITGDSQLRWIGPDKGAMHLATGAVVNAVWDLLAKEAGKPVWQLVGEMTPEEIVNIVDFRYLTDVLTREEALDILRKAETGKRERIATLKAEGYPCYTTSAGWLGYSDEKLRRLCQEAVDSGFNHIKMKVGRDLEDDIRRLTIAREVIGPDRILMIDANQVWEVNEAIDWVKKLAFVKPFFIEEPTSPDDVAGHRKIRQAIKPVKVATGEMCQNRIMFKQFIAEGAIDVVQIDSCRMGGLNEVLAVLLIAAKYELPVWPHAGGVGLCEYVQHLSMIDYIAVSGTKEGRVIEYVDHLHEHFIDPCNIQDAAYMPPSLPGFSIEMKQASIEEYLYRP, encoded by the coding sequence GTGACCCGCATCACCGATCTTCGCGTCTTCGACGTCCGCTTTCCCACCTCGCAGAGTCTGGATGGATCGGATGCCATGAACCCGGACCCGGATTATTCCGCCGCCTATGTTATCCTCGATACGGATAACAAGGCGCTCTCCGGCCATGGCCTGACTTTCACCATTGGTCGCGGCAATGAAATCTGCTGCCTCGCGATTGAAGCGATGAAGCATCTTGTTGTCGGGCTTGAACTGGACTGGGTGAAGGAAAATCCGGGCCGTTTCTGGCATTTCATCACTGGCGACAGCCAGTTGCGCTGGATCGGGCCGGATAAGGGCGCGATGCATCTGGCAACCGGTGCCGTGGTCAATGCGGTATGGGATCTTTTGGCGAAAGAAGCGGGCAAGCCAGTCTGGCAGCTGGTTGGCGAAATGACGCCTGAGGAGATCGTCAATATTGTCGACTTCCGCTACCTGACTGATGTGCTGACACGCGAGGAAGCACTGGACATTCTGCGCAAGGCTGAGACCGGCAAGCGGGAGCGGATAGCGACGCTGAAGGCGGAGGGCTATCCCTGTTATACGACTTCGGCGGGCTGGCTGGGTTATTCCGACGAAAAGCTGCGCCGTCTTTGTCAGGAGGCTGTTGATTCAGGCTTCAACCACATCAAGATGAAAGTTGGCCGCGATCTTGAGGACGATATCCGCCGTCTGACCATTGCGCGCGAGGTGATCGGGCCGGATCGTATCCTGATGATCGATGCCAATCAGGTATGGGAAGTCAACGAGGCCATCGATTGGGTGAAGAAGCTCGCCTTCGTCAAGCCGTTCTTCATCGAGGAACCGACCAGCCCCGATGATGTGGCTGGGCATCGCAAGATCCGGCAGGCGATCAAGCCTGTGAAGGTTGCCACGGGTGAGATGTGCCAGAACCGCATCATGTTCAAGCAGTTCATTGCCGAAGGCGCAATCGATGTGGTGCAGATCGATTCGTGCCGCATGGGCGGACTGAATGAAGTGCTTGCCGTGCTGCTGATCGCGGCGAAGTACGAGCTGCCCGTCTGGCCGCATGCGGGCGGCGTGGGTCTGTGTGAATACGTGCAGCATCTGTCGATGATCGACTATATCGCCGTATCGGGCACGAAAGAGGGCCGGGTGATCGAATATGTCGACCATCTGCATGAGCATTTCATCGATCCCTGCAACATTCAGGACGCGGCCTATATGCCGCCATCCCTGCCGGGTTTCTCGATTGAAATGAAACAGGCTTCGATCGAGGAATATCTTTACCGGCCATAG
- a CDS encoding DUF1868 domain-containing protein, translating to MLDLIKPSLARFAASLHPEPPVHLGRRYNTKGEFQLEPGNTVVCHLVKGSESEAAVIAVRERMLAMPDAGQLAFTPISSLHMTLFQGIIEYRRRASFWPDDVALETSIDDMTQLYVDRLQDFEGCGPFNVKVIDVTPAGLTVAGASEYDERILRAWRDALAVPFGYWHPDHDTYVFHITLAYVIERFPDERLGAWQALLDDCLATIQRDAPIIALNPPAFCSFVDMNHFEELVVLG from the coding sequence ATGCTCGACCTGATCAAGCCTTCACTTGCCCGCTTTGCCGCCAGCCTTCACCCGGAGCCGCCCGTTCATCTTGGCAGACGCTATAACACCAAGGGCGAGTTTCAGCTTGAACCGGGCAATACGGTGGTCTGCCATCTGGTAAAAGGTTCTGAGTCTGAGGCGGCTGTTATTGCGGTGCGCGAGCGGATGCTGGCTATGCCCGATGCCGGGCAATTGGCATTCACACCCATCTCCAGCCTGCACATGACCCTGTTTCAGGGTATCATCGAATATCGCCGCCGGGCATCCTTTTGGCCAGATGATGTTGCGCTTGAGACCAGTATTGATGATATGACCCAGCTTTATGTGGATCGTCTGCAGGATTTTGAAGGGTGTGGGCCATTTAATGTCAAAGTGATCGATGTCACACCTGCGGGACTTACGGTTGCCGGTGCGAGCGAATATGACGAGCGAATCCTGCGGGCCTGGCGCGACGCATTGGCCGTTCCGTTCGGGTATTGGCATCCTGATCACGACACCTATGTTTTCCATATTACACTGGCCTATGTGATCGAACGTTTTCCCGATGAACGGCTTGGCGCATGGCAGGCGCTTCTCGATGATTGCCTTGCTACCATTCAACGCGATGCGCCCATTATTGCGCTTAATCCCCCGGCTTTTTGCAGTTTCGTCGATATGAACCACTTTGAAGAGCTTGTTGTTCTCGGCTGA